Within Rhipicephalus microplus isolate Deutch F79 chromosome 9, USDA_Rmic, whole genome shotgun sequence, the genomic segment AACGGCTTCGCCGTCCCTGTAGAAGCAGCCAGTTCCAAACTGCACCGTCTTCGTCGCACCCGACTGCTTGACGTAGCAGGTCGCCGCACTCTCCGCACTTCTCGCCCCAACGGCTGCGACGTTCTCGTAGATTGACACTGACGGCGTTCCTTCTTTCTCTTGGGCACGTGACGGTAACGCGGGGAATTCGTCGTCGTCACCGCCGTTGAAGAAGTACGGCGCCCGTCTGCGTTCATCGGCGACGCCTCGTCTGCTGCGGGTGTTCGTGAGGTCGGTCCACCCGCTTCTGACGTCAGAATATACCACGCGGGAGCGCGGTTCCAGGCACAACTCGTGGACATCGCCAGTTTCGCTCGAGAATCCCTCCGTGAACAGTTGACGCATCGTAAGCGCCTCGACGCTGACGGCAGACGACGGCGCGGAGTAAAGGCTTGCGCACGAGCTCGAGCCAAGAAGCTCCACGCGCGTCACGTGCCACTTCCTGCGACCGTAATCGAAGCCGTAATCGAAGGCGTCGAAGCGCACCTTGCCGCCTTCCTCTAAGATTTCTCGCAGGTCTCCGATGTCGACATCGAGGGACTTCTCGACCACGCTAGCGTGCATGAAGGCGATGTCCGAGCGAAACGCGCCGTACCGGACAACGGCGTGGTCTCGGAAGACTTCCTGGACGCGACCGCAGCGTCCGACTAGCGATCCTCCGGCTGCAGGACTGTTGGGTTTGGAGTCGCGTGGCGGAACTGCGTTCTCAGAGGCAGCCGGCAGAACGCCTTCAACCGAACGCAGTTTCTTGACGATCCACTTGGTCTTCGACCGGTTGTCGGGGTTGCTCATGGCGTCGAAGCGAAGCTTTACGCCCAGCTCGAGCACGTCCTGCAACGTGGCAACGGGCCGTCCCATGTACTCTTCCAGGTCGCCCTTCTGAACGCTTGCCGTCAGTCCTCGAAACCTGGAGATTGTCACGAACGCGTGAGTGTCCCTGAGCACGCATACAACGCCCTCTTCGTTGTCGAAGTGCGGAGGAATATTCTCTGCCTTCCGTAGCTGAGGAACGTAACCCACACGTCGCACGCTCAGCGCGCGATAGCGTTCAGTGTCGGGTCGCCGAGTAAAGTCCACGATGACGAGGTCACCGATCTTCAGGCCCGAGGTAAGAAGGTCGGTGTACCTGCCATCTTCAAACGTGTCGCGATTGAAATAGACATTGTCGTTTAGGGAGTTGTCGTTTAGGGCTATAAAGCCGTAGATGCTGAAGACGCTATAGATTCGGCCGTTGGCGTTCTGATATTTGCTAGGAGCATCATTACACTTGCTTGCGGCCATCGTGTAACAGTGCACTCTTTGGCTCTTCTGGTAAACTGTATCTTTGCGGGGATGCTGTCACTTCGGATCC encodes:
- the LOC142771621 gene encoding uncharacterized protein LOC142771621, encoding MAASKCNDAPSKYQNANGRIYSVFSIYGFIALNDNSLNDNVYFNRDTFEDGRYTDLLTSGLKIGDLVIVDFTRRPDTERYRALSVRRVGYVPQLRKAENIPPHFDNEEGVVCVLRDTHAFVTISRFRGLTASVQKGDLEEYMGRPVATLQDVLELGVKLRFDAMSNPDNRSKTKWIVKKLRSVEGVLPAASENAVPPRDSKPNSPAAGGSLVGRCGRVQEVFRDHAVVRYGAFRSDIAFMHASVVEKSLDVDIGDLREILEEGGKVRFDAFDYGFDYGRRKWHVTRVELLGSSSCASLYSAPSSAVSVEALTMRQLFTEGFSSETGDVHELCLEPRSRVVYSDVRSGWTDLTNTRSRRGVADERRRAPYFFNGGDDDEFPALPSRAQEKEGTPSVSIYENVAAVGARSAESAATCYVKQSGATKTVQFGTGCFYRDGEAVSGRLDRTLGEGDLLTLDYMVGTRCKGDDIVHCDLAWQGDKPQGVPRMSAEESMERLDVSGQLVESEDETFLDETIDDEELSALLGESIGRDRDKQSSVNGTTQEDSSAEARRRSKGSVNGVNRTTIGGDKQYVITEDQGPAFARLILEQLEPARKSEGRVVLRHASTQTEQWQCLCQCGFELESAGE